The sequence below is a genomic window from Chryseobacterium foetidum.
TGGGTGAAGCCCAATGACAGATTAATGAAAGATTTCACACAGCCCTGAAAGGGCGAAATCAATTAAAAGAAACCTATAGAAAACGGCAACCATTAGCCAAAACCTACAAAATCAGAATTATGAATGTCAAATTCAAATTTATATTAGCCGCAGTTCTCTTTTCAGAACTCCTGTCTGCACAAAGACAAATGGAATATCTGAAACGGGGAATCGTTGCCTTACCTTCAGATTCGGGCGTTTTTGTAAGTTGGCGTTTGCTTGGCGCAGAAGCTCAAAATACCCATTTTGATTTGTACCGCACTGAAAATAATCAAACAAAAAAACTGAACGAAAAACCACTTTCAAATGAAACCAATTTTTTAGATAAAACCGCCGACAAAGCAAAAAATTACACCTATTTCGTCAAATCCAATACTCAGGATAAATCGGTTGACATCGATTCTGCAAACTATGCAGCCAACCAAAAACCTTATTTTTCAATTCCGCTGAAAACACCTCAAGGTTACACGCCAAATGACGCATCAGTAGCTGATTTGGATGGCGATGGCGTGTATGAAATCATTCTTCATCAAACCGGAAGGTCAAAAGACAACAGCCAAAAAGGAGAAACCGACCCGCCAATTATTCAGGCTTATAAAATGAATGGGACGTTTTTGTGGGAAATTAATTTGGGAAAAAATATTAGGGAAGGCGCCCATTACACCCAGTTTTTGGTTTATGATTTAGACCAGGACGGCAAAGCGGAAATTGTAATGAAAACCGCCGACGGAAGCAGAGACGGAAAAGGAAAATACATCGGCGACCCAACAAAAAATTACGTCAACGAAAACGGAATGATTCTCTCCGGACCGGAATTTATGACGGTTTTTAATGGTGAAACAGGAGCTGAGATTCACACTGTAAACTATGAAGTTCCAAGGTTTGCGGGAAGTTTAAATCCAACTGCTGAACAAATGACCGAAACCTGGGGCGATGCAAAAGGAAACCGTATCGATAGATTTTTAGGAGCAGTTGCCTATTTGGACGGAAAAATACCGAGCGTGATAATGTCGCGAGGTTACTACACCAGAACTGCGATTGCTGCCTGGGATTATAAAGATAAAAAACTCAGTTTGCGATGGCTTTTTGATACCGAAAGCTCAGAAGAAAATAAAAAATACCGCGGACAGGGAAATCATAATTTGAGTATTGCAGATGTTGACAATGACGGAAAAGACGAAATTGTTTTCGGAGCAATGACCGTTGATGACGACGGAAAAGTATTGAACAGTACGGGCTTTGGTCACGGCGATGCGTTGCATGTTGGAGATTTGGACCCATCAAATCCTGGATTGGAAATCTTTGATATTCAGGAAAGGTTTGATGATGCCGGAGCGCATTTCAGAGATGGGAAAACAGGAAAAGTTCTATGGAAATTGCCATCAACGGTTTACAGTGAATCCAGTAAATTTCAGGGGCCTGGACGTGGTTTATCTTTAAATATTGACCCACGCTATGAAGGCTCGGAATCCTGGGCCGCCGGAGCTGGATTGAAAGGTGTTTACGATACAAAAGGAAAAAAAATAAGTAATAAAAATCCACCTGCGAATATGGGAATTTATTGGGACGGTGATTTCTTAAGCGAAATTTTAGACGGAACCAACATTTCAAAATGGGATTGGAAAAAAGAAAAAACAAATCTCATTTTTGATGCTAAAAATTTCCAGTGTGAATCGAATAACGGTACAAAGAAAAATCCTGCTTTGGTGGCAGATTTATTCGGAGACTGGCGGGAAGAAGTGATGTACAGAACAGCCGACAATCAGGAATTGAGAATTTTTTCAACCACAATTCCAACGAAACACAGATTGTATACTTTAATGCATAATCCGCAATACCGTTTAAGCATCGTGTGGCAAAATGTAGGCTACAATCAGCCGCCACACACCGATTATTATCTGGATGAATCGATTAAGGAAATGCCTAAACCGAATGTTGTAACCACGAAAAAATAGATTTAAAGGGGAGATTTTAACCACAAATCGAAGATTCGACGAAGTCAAAAGTCACAAAAGATTTTCGACACATTAGTTATTTTAAGTTTGTGATTCAACTTATTAAAAGAGCACATAAGTTTCGAAAATCA
It includes:
- a CDS encoding rhamnogalacturonan lyase, with amino-acid sequence MNVKFKFILAAVLFSELLSAQRQMEYLKRGIVALPSDSGVFVSWRLLGAEAQNTHFDLYRTENNQTKKLNEKPLSNETNFLDKTADKAKNYTYFVKSNTQDKSVDIDSANYAANQKPYFSIPLKTPQGYTPNDASVADLDGDGVYEIILHQTGRSKDNSQKGETDPPIIQAYKMNGTFLWEINLGKNIREGAHYTQFLVYDLDQDGKAEIVMKTADGSRDGKGKYIGDPTKNYVNENGMILSGPEFMTVFNGETGAEIHTVNYEVPRFAGSLNPTAEQMTETWGDAKGNRIDRFLGAVAYLDGKIPSVIMSRGYYTRTAIAAWDYKDKKLSLRWLFDTESSEENKKYRGQGNHNLSIADVDNDGKDEIVFGAMTVDDDGKVLNSTGFGHGDALHVGDLDPSNPGLEIFDIQERFDDAGAHFRDGKTGKVLWKLPSTVYSESSKFQGPGRGLSLNIDPRYEGSESWAAGAGLKGVYDTKGKKISNKNPPANMGIYWDGDFLSEILDGTNISKWDWKKEKTNLIFDAKNFQCESNNGTKKNPALVADLFGDWREEVMYRTADNQELRIFSTTIPTKHRLYTLMHNPQYRLSIVWQNVGYNQPPHTDYYLDESIKEMPKPNVVTTKK